In Actinoplanes sp. NBC_00393, a single genomic region encodes these proteins:
- a CDS encoding MBL fold metallo-hydrolase → MTDFRLSRRLLFTAGSGVLGVTVLNTLTGCSGSSDPAVSSTASSPAAGPASAAPALVGDWQRVNLSFVSAYLVIRGGEAAVVDTGTPGSETAIGDALKAAGSDWAAVKHVILTHQHEDHAGGLAGIAPLVSAKLYAGQADVTGINSEKPLTAVADGDEVFGLQIVGTPGHTAGHVSIFEPSTGVLVAGDALRNENGLEGSAPQYTSDPAQAAASVKKLAALNVLAILPGHGEPLTTGASDALKKLAATL, encoded by the coding sequence ATGACGGACTTCAGACTCAGCCGCAGACTGCTGTTCACCGCCGGCTCGGGCGTGCTCGGCGTGACCGTTCTGAACACGTTGACCGGCTGCTCGGGCTCGTCCGATCCAGCCGTTTCCAGCACCGCTTCGAGTCCCGCCGCGGGCCCCGCCTCCGCCGCGCCCGCGCTGGTCGGTGACTGGCAGCGGGTCAACCTCTCGTTCGTCTCGGCGTACCTGGTGATTCGCGGTGGTGAGGCGGCCGTCGTGGACACCGGCACGCCCGGCTCGGAGACCGCGATCGGCGACGCGCTGAAGGCGGCCGGCAGCGACTGGGCCGCGGTGAAGCACGTCATCCTCACGCACCAGCACGAGGATCATGCCGGTGGGCTCGCCGGGATCGCGCCGCTGGTCTCCGCGAAGCTGTATGCCGGTCAGGCCGACGTCACCGGCATCAACTCGGAGAAGCCGTTGACCGCGGTGGCCGACGGCGACGAGGTCTTCGGCCTGCAGATCGTCGGTACGCCCGGGCACACCGCCGGCCACGTGTCGATCTTCGAGCCGTCGACCGGCGTGCTGGTCGCCGGGGACGCGTTGCGCAACGAGAACGGGCTGGAGGGCTCCGCCCCGCAGTACACCTCCGACCCGGCCCAGGCGGCCGCCTCGGTCAAGAAGCTGGCCGCGCTGAACGTGCTGGCCATCCTCCCCGGGCACGGCGAGCCGCTGACCACCGGAGCGAGCGACGCCCTGAAAAAGCTGGCCGCCACCCTCTGA
- a CDS encoding putative bifunctional diguanylate cyclase/phosphodiesterase has protein sequence MDRSSLSSAPAWRDRAWLGCLVIGVLVAVAAPLMDDVARQFAYVLASGVALVAGVAGARLHRPARRWPWRAIAAAMVCCGAANAVWGAGLAAGQSIPMRISAIDVLYLSMYVLLMIGLFGLPAGRLGSRWSGLTEAGIVLCTGTVLVWVLLYDPLLYDDGRPWPGSPSVIAYPWLDLLVLAAVTRLIVVLRRLTWSDLLLVVAAVVLTAADVVYFVATANGGSWAGPTWSAAGWVLTFLLIGAAALHPDAGAPPSPEEAAGSGRGLRTVALNVVLVLVGPAATAYLVLGEESTEDLDRFDLIVPLAATAFTAVLLVIRSSHAMWTANRRTARLRESLREQAELQRSLSHQARHDALTGLPNRVEMTRLIAEAAGSGAGRVLLLLDLDGFKDVNERLGHPTGDALLIAVAERLRELLGEGEYAARLGGDEYALLMSPGTDGRLLVDTMRRPVTAGEQVLHVTASVGIRVIEPDADAVQLLADADLALYAAKAAGKDCAAVFDVSMREEQCERIRLLDRLRTAVDAGEFAVHYQPIVALADGTPTAAEALVRWIPPGQPMIGPDRFIPAAEDSGLIVVLGEWVLRRACRDAAPWYRRWGTTLTVNVSPRQLSDPHFTGKVTNALRDSGLPAAALTLEITEGVLVRSGAHAQQALGHLSALRAEGVRVAIDDFGTGYSSLAYLRDLPIDVLKIDRSFMPAGDGHGDSDRQQTALVRTIVDLARSLGLTTVAEGVETAYHADLLRTLGCDRGQGYHFARPIPAPELAAMFAAIVQFCPLSADQQNDAGCGVSV, from the coding sequence GTGGACCGCAGTTCGCTCAGCAGCGCGCCCGCGTGGCGTGACCGGGCCTGGTTGGGGTGTCTCGTCATCGGCGTGCTGGTCGCGGTCGCGGCTCCGCTGATGGACGACGTGGCGCGGCAGTTCGCGTACGTCCTCGCCTCCGGTGTCGCCCTGGTCGCCGGCGTGGCCGGTGCTCGCCTGCACCGCCCGGCCCGGCGCTGGCCGTGGCGGGCCATCGCGGCCGCCATGGTCTGTTGCGGCGCCGCGAACGCGGTCTGGGGCGCCGGGCTGGCCGCCGGGCAGTCGATCCCGATGCGGATCTCCGCGATCGACGTGCTCTACCTGAGCATGTACGTGCTGCTGATGATCGGGCTGTTCGGGCTGCCCGCCGGCCGGCTGGGTTCCCGCTGGTCGGGGTTGACCGAGGCGGGCATCGTGCTGTGCACCGGGACGGTGCTGGTCTGGGTCCTGCTCTACGACCCGTTGCTGTACGACGACGGCCGCCCGTGGCCGGGTTCGCCCAGTGTGATCGCCTACCCGTGGCTGGACCTGCTGGTGCTGGCCGCGGTGACCCGGTTGATCGTGGTGCTGCGCCGGCTCACCTGGTCCGACCTGCTGCTCGTCGTGGCCGCCGTGGTGCTGACCGCGGCGGATGTCGTGTACTTCGTGGCGACCGCGAACGGTGGCTCCTGGGCCGGGCCGACGTGGAGCGCCGCCGGCTGGGTGCTGACGTTCCTGCTGATCGGGGCGGCCGCTCTGCACCCCGATGCGGGCGCGCCGCCGAGCCCGGAGGAGGCTGCCGGCAGCGGCCGGGGGCTGCGTACGGTCGCGCTCAACGTGGTGCTCGTGCTGGTCGGGCCGGCTGCCACGGCGTACCTGGTTCTCGGGGAGGAGTCGACCGAGGACCTGGACCGGTTCGACCTGATCGTGCCGCTCGCCGCGACCGCGTTCACCGCGGTGCTGCTGGTCATCCGCTCCAGCCACGCCATGTGGACGGCGAACCGGCGTACCGCCCGGCTCCGCGAGTCCCTGCGGGAGCAGGCCGAGTTGCAGCGTTCGCTGAGCCACCAGGCCCGCCACGACGCGCTCACCGGCCTGCCCAACCGGGTGGAGATGACCCGGCTGATCGCCGAGGCCGCCGGCAGCGGGGCCGGCCGGGTGCTGTTGCTGCTGGACCTGGACGGTTTCAAGGACGTCAACGAGCGGCTGGGCCACCCGACCGGCGACGCCCTGCTGATCGCGGTCGCCGAGCGGCTGCGCGAGCTGCTGGGCGAGGGCGAGTACGCGGCCCGGCTGGGCGGCGACGAGTACGCCCTGCTGATGAGCCCCGGCACGGACGGCCGCCTGCTGGTCGACACGATGCGCCGCCCGGTGACCGCCGGCGAGCAGGTGCTGCACGTGACCGCCAGCGTCGGCATCCGCGTGATCGAGCCCGACGCCGACGCCGTGCAGTTGCTCGCCGACGCCGACCTGGCCCTGTACGCCGCGAAGGCGGCCGGCAAGGACTGCGCCGCCGTCTTCGACGTGTCCATGCGCGAGGAGCAGTGCGAACGGATCCGCCTGCTGGATCGCCTCCGCACGGCCGTGGACGCCGGTGAGTTCGCCGTGCACTACCAGCCGATCGTGGCGCTGGCGGACGGCACACCGACCGCCGCCGAGGCGCTGGTGCGCTGGATCCCGCCCGGACAGCCGATGATCGGCCCGGACCGGTTCATCCCGGCCGCCGAGGACAGCGGCCTGATCGTCGTGCTCGGCGAGTGGGTGCTGCGCCGGGCCTGCCGGGACGCCGCGCCCTGGTACCGGCGGTGGGGCACCACGCTCACCGTGAACGTCTCGCCCCGCCAGCTGAGCGACCCGCACTTCACCGGCAAGGTGACGAACGCGCTGCGTGACAGCGGCCTGCCGGCCGCTGCGCTGACCCTGGAGATCACCGAGGGCGTCCTGGTCCGCTCGGGCGCGCACGCCCAGCAGGCGCTGGGGCACCTTTCCGCGCTTCGCGCCGAGGGGGTACGCGTGGCGATCGACGATTTCGGCACCGGCTACTCGTCCCTGGCGTACCTGCGCGATCTGCCGATCGACGTGCTGAAGATCGACCGGTCGTTCATGCCTGCGGGGGACGGTCACGGCGACAGTGACCGACAGCAGACAGCTCTGGTGCGCACGATCGTCGATCTGGCGCGTAGCCTCGGACTGACCACGGTGGCCGAGGGGGTGGAGACCGCGTACCACGCCGACCTGCTGCGCACGCTGGGCTGCGACCGGGGCCAGGGCTACCACTTCGCCCGGCCGATCCCCGCGCCCGAGCTGGCCGCCATGTTCGCCGCGATCGTTCAGTTCTGCCCGCTTTCAGCCGATCAGCAGAACGACGCCGGATGCGGAGTGAGTGTGTAG
- a CDS encoding diguanylate cyclase — translation MTETGRARPAELTGLEVGEELGRGAFTMVHRARRGDRWYAVKRPLADPEAYPEIRAAFHREAALLACIDDPGVVGVFAAGELDGVPTLVLEHLPGGSLADLLVGGLLSQERVVEIAAQLARGLAAAHRLGLVHRDLKPGNIMVSGDRPAKLIDFGLAQLDVAQPGSPDAAGKADEAVGTFLYAPPEQSGMLKRPVDGRSDLYSLGVVLFECLTGRLPFEADDVGELLRLHLAAPAPDMAELRPGLHPTLVAVVHRLLAKDPDDRYPDAAALLADLRDCPGGEAAERPAVAGWPLCGRDAEAGRLLRRWERARAGHGGVAVIRGGPGSGRTRLAEEVARQAVADEVPVLWATGRPDESPLSAAREAVEGWLATVRRLPEHRRAVVEQQIAESSAVAGPALIGRLFGDLGPAAAEPATPAPGGDEHVLAAGVSLLGELATRAGGLLVVADDAHQLDSGTRQLLAKLLPELTGLPILLLLTAPDEAADPAAALGASGALEVTCGPLPAPAVADLIGSRLPGAEVPADLARYVTTRAEGTPLSVVGQLIRLLDAGLLSPFWGVWRLDTAGADALPATADVRDLLATRLDGLPGHTVDCLTVAAVAGVRFRPEPLLTIGEPDHVVAALAAGVDRHVLEPRPGGWYAFVHPQLRDVLLDRVDEEHRRRMHADLAGALEQLPEDLRDEGHAYAVARHHRRAGDLVPAADRRRSAAAAGLRALADQAPAEAIDYLSEAIDGDPAPGTALLHPLAQAYLRAGRFDECAATLNRALAGETDRLIRARLLTTMIELHHTVWDDGKALEAAGAALAELRRPLPGRGLLVLLSTLFIAMAGGFVRRTRIGFGTATGRRRETLAALTAVLDAGGYAAGIGLRLREAAILALRGLYAVNRIGPCPEYVRIYSLIGYVTAVIKLRGTSERCLRRAGRVAAELNDPALAAYVEWMRGCALLFGGYDDGTAWEKVITRNVRWYVPAQLIPGYATLGLRFLLRGYVAEADREYERGMGHLADPQSALGTSLGMLSVMIPAGQSRFGDAAAALQRLRAAFPEGAGTRVQRANILTAAACVLLEQGEVGQQIEDVLAEFHALGLRPGDLMPQHKWIYVYQAHARLIQLRYASDEDRPRRMAVARKAVEDLGKVGGTPLLRAVHQTTRASLYYVAGDHQRCIRTADEAERRLRAVDAPFIQYEVCRIRARAFRALGMANEADRQARFALGLAVFHGWDQRRRQTRTEFGVDEGAGTHRRTVAERRPSSGRNRHLDALQQVGTAAATILDPQQLAQVALDEMLRILGAERALFFLLDDAGEPVRFAGRDADGDLADTTEYGATLVRRVAETGEPLVVTGTEQGAALGSRSAVVHGLRSILVAPVQFKGRLVAVVYLDSRLARGIFTDDDVAVLTAVTSHVAVSLETARAAQLHSAVQAARQQQALAEMLRASLAELSTILEPDRLLKQLCATLQTQLGATAGALLGPGSSVVEVVGAAPAEMIGSTVELDERPEGSPALLEPSASASVRERLLDGAPVALAVPLRARDECAGLVLLGGTGLDDTSRQVAAALATQGMTAYENARLFSRVRELATTDELTGQHNRRHFYAIAGALVQAASRNGRQLAAAMLDIDKFKAINDTYGHGVGDEVIRTVAARIRARLRHSDVLGRYGGEEFAVVLPDHEGHATELAERMRLAVSADPVETQAGPIPVTISVGLTRLEPGDASLDELLARADHALYRAKEAGRNRVITA, via the coding sequence GTGACGGAAACAGGACGGGCACGCCCGGCGGAACTGACCGGCCTGGAGGTCGGTGAGGAGCTCGGCCGGGGCGCGTTCACGATGGTCCACCGGGCCCGCCGCGGCGACCGCTGGTATGCGGTGAAGCGTCCGCTGGCCGATCCGGAGGCCTACCCGGAGATCCGGGCCGCTTTCCACCGCGAGGCGGCCCTGCTGGCCTGCATCGACGACCCCGGCGTGGTCGGCGTGTTCGCGGCCGGCGAGCTCGATGGCGTACCCACCCTGGTTCTGGAACATCTGCCCGGCGGCTCCCTCGCCGACCTGCTGGTCGGTGGCCTGCTCAGCCAGGAGCGGGTGGTGGAGATCGCCGCCCAGCTGGCCCGCGGACTGGCCGCCGCGCACCGGCTCGGCCTGGTGCACCGCGACCTCAAGCCGGGCAACATCATGGTCTCCGGCGACCGCCCGGCCAAGCTGATCGACTTCGGTCTCGCGCAGCTCGACGTTGCGCAGCCGGGCAGCCCGGACGCCGCCGGCAAGGCCGACGAGGCGGTCGGCACCTTCCTGTACGCGCCGCCCGAGCAGTCCGGCATGCTGAAGCGCCCGGTCGACGGCCGCTCCGACCTGTACTCGCTCGGCGTCGTGCTCTTCGAGTGCCTCACCGGCCGGCTCCCGTTCGAGGCCGACGACGTCGGTGAGCTGCTCCGCCTGCACCTGGCCGCCCCGGCGCCGGACATGGCCGAGCTGCGTCCCGGCCTGCACCCCACGCTCGTGGCGGTGGTCCACCGGCTGCTCGCCAAGGACCCCGACGACCGCTACCCGGATGCCGCCGCCCTCCTCGCCGACCTGCGGGACTGCCCCGGTGGCGAGGCCGCCGAACGGCCGGCCGTCGCGGGCTGGCCGCTGTGCGGGCGCGACGCGGAGGCCGGGCGCCTGCTGCGCCGGTGGGAGCGGGCCCGCGCCGGGCACGGCGGGGTTGCGGTGATCCGTGGCGGGCCCGGCTCCGGGCGTACCCGGCTCGCCGAGGAAGTCGCCCGGCAGGCCGTCGCCGACGAGGTGCCGGTGCTCTGGGCCACCGGCCGCCCGGACGAGTCGCCGCTGTCCGCCGCCCGCGAGGCGGTCGAGGGCTGGCTGGCGACCGTCCGCCGGCTTCCGGAGCATCGGCGGGCCGTCGTCGAGCAGCAGATCGCCGAGTCGTCCGCGGTGGCCGGCCCGGCCCTGATCGGCCGGCTCTTCGGCGACCTCGGTCCGGCCGCCGCCGAGCCGGCCACCCCGGCGCCCGGCGGCGACGAGCACGTGCTGGCCGCCGGGGTGTCGCTGCTCGGTGAGCTGGCCACCCGGGCCGGCGGCCTTCTTGTGGTCGCCGACGACGCCCACCAGCTCGACTCCGGCACCCGGCAGCTGCTCGCCAAGCTCCTTCCGGAGCTGACCGGCCTGCCGATCCTGCTGCTGCTCACCGCGCCGGACGAGGCCGCCGACCCGGCCGCGGCGCTGGGCGCGAGCGGCGCGCTCGAGGTGACCTGCGGGCCGCTGCCGGCGCCGGCGGTCGCCGACCTGATCGGCTCCCGGCTGCCCGGCGCCGAGGTCCCCGCCGACCTGGCCCGGTACGTGACGACGCGCGCCGAGGGGACACCGCTCTCCGTCGTCGGGCAGCTGATCCGGTTGCTGGACGCCGGCCTGCTCAGCCCGTTCTGGGGCGTCTGGCGGCTGGATACGGCCGGCGCCGACGCGCTGCCGGCCACCGCCGACGTCCGTGACCTGCTCGCCACCCGCCTCGACGGGCTGCCCGGCCACACCGTGGATTGCCTCACCGTGGCGGCCGTCGCCGGGGTCCGGTTCCGGCCGGAACCGCTGCTCACCATCGGCGAGCCCGACCACGTGGTGGCCGCCCTCGCCGCCGGCGTCGACCGGCACGTGCTGGAACCCCGCCCCGGCGGCTGGTACGCGTTCGTCCACCCGCAACTGCGCGACGTGCTGCTCGACCGAGTGGACGAGGAGCACCGGCGCCGGATGCACGCCGACCTCGCCGGGGCGCTCGAGCAACTACCCGAAGACCTCAGGGACGAGGGCCATGCGTACGCGGTGGCCCGCCACCACCGGCGCGCCGGCGACCTGGTGCCGGCCGCGGACCGGCGGCGCAGTGCCGCGGCGGCCGGCCTGCGTGCCCTCGCCGACCAGGCGCCCGCCGAGGCGATCGACTACCTGAGCGAGGCGATCGACGGCGACCCCGCCCCCGGCACGGCGTTGCTGCACCCACTCGCCCAGGCGTACCTGCGGGCCGGCCGGTTCGACGAGTGCGCCGCGACACTGAACCGGGCGCTGGCCGGCGAGACCGACCGGCTGATCCGGGCGCGGCTGCTCACCACCATGATCGAGCTGCACCACACGGTCTGGGACGACGGCAAGGCGCTGGAGGCGGCCGGGGCGGCCCTCGCCGAGTTGCGCCGGCCCCTGCCCGGCCGGGGACTGCTGGTCCTGCTGTCGACCCTGTTCATCGCGATGGCGGGCGGCTTCGTACGGCGTACCCGAATCGGTTTCGGCACTGCGACCGGCCGGCGCCGGGAAACCCTGGCCGCGCTCACTGCCGTGCTGGACGCCGGCGGCTATGCCGCCGGGATCGGATTGCGCCTGCGTGAGGCCGCGATCCTGGCACTGCGCGGCCTGTACGCGGTGAACCGGATCGGTCCCTGCCCGGAGTACGTCCGGATCTACTCGCTGATCGGCTACGTGACCGCGGTGATCAAATTGCGCGGCACCTCGGAGCGGTGCCTGCGCCGGGCCGGACGGGTCGCCGCCGAGCTGAACGATCCCGCGCTGGCCGCCTACGTGGAGTGGATGCGCGGCTGTGCGCTGCTCTTCGGCGGGTACGACGACGGCACCGCCTGGGAGAAGGTGATCACCCGCAACGTCCGCTGGTATGTGCCGGCCCAGCTGATCCCCGGCTACGCCACGCTCGGCCTGCGGTTCCTGCTGCGCGGCTACGTCGCCGAGGCGGACCGCGAGTACGAGCGCGGCATGGGCCACCTGGCCGACCCGCAGAGCGCCCTCGGCACCTCGCTCGGCATGCTCAGCGTGATGATCCCGGCCGGTCAGAGCCGGTTCGGTGACGCCGCCGCGGCGCTGCAGCGGCTGCGCGCCGCCTTCCCGGAGGGCGCCGGCACCCGCGTGCAGCGGGCCAACATCCTCACCGCGGCCGCCTGTGTCCTGCTCGAACAGGGCGAGGTCGGCCAGCAGATCGAGGATGTGCTCGCCGAGTTCCACGCCCTCGGGCTGCGGCCCGGCGACCTGATGCCCCAGCACAAGTGGATCTACGTCTACCAGGCGCACGCCCGGCTGATCCAGCTGCGGTACGCCTCCGACGAGGACCGGCCGCGCCGGATGGCGGTGGCCCGCAAGGCCGTCGAGGACCTCGGCAAGGTCGGCGGCACCCCGCTGCTGCGGGCCGTGCACCAGACCACCCGCGCCTCGCTGTACTACGTGGCCGGCGACCACCAGCGCTGCATCAGGACCGCCGACGAGGCGGAACGCCGGCTGCGTGCGGTGGACGCGCCGTTCATCCAGTATGAGGTGTGCCGCATCCGGGCGCGCGCGTTCCGGGCGCTCGGCATGGCCAACGAGGCCGACCGGCAGGCCCGGTTCGCACTCGGGCTGGCCGTCTTCCACGGCTGGGACCAGCGGCGACGGCAGACCCGGACCGAGTTCGGGGTGGACGAGGGGGCCGGCACGCATCGGCGTACCGTCGCGGAACGCCGGCCCAGCTCCGGCCGCAACCGGCACCTGGATGCGCTGCAGCAGGTCGGCACCGCGGCCGCCACCATCCTCGACCCGCAGCAGCTGGCGCAGGTCGCCCTCGACGAGATGCTGCGCATCCTCGGCGCCGAACGGGCCCTGTTCTTCCTGCTCGACGACGCCGGTGAGCCGGTCCGATTCGCCGGCCGCGACGCCGACGGCGATCTGGCCGACACCACGGAGTACGGCGCCACCCTGGTCCGCCGGGTCGCCGAGACCGGCGAACCGCTGGTGGTCACCGGCACCGAACAGGGCGCCGCGCTCGGCTCCCGCAGCGCCGTCGTGCACGGTCTGCGTAGCATCCTGGTCGCGCCGGTGCAGTTCAAGGGACGCCTGGTCGCCGTCGTCTACCTGGACAGCCGACTGGCCCGCGGCATCTTCACCGACGACGACGTGGCCGTGCTGACCGCGGTGACCAGCCACGTCGCCGTGTCGCTGGAGACCGCCCGGGCCGCGCAGCTGCACTCCGCCGTCCAGGCCGCCCGCCAGCAGCAGGCCCTCGCCGAGATGCTGCGCGCCAGCCTCGCCGAGCTGAGCACCATCCTCGAACCGGACCGCCTGCTCAAGCAGCTGTGCGCCACCCTGCAGACCCAGCTCGGCGCCACCGCCGGCGCCCTGCTCGGCCCCGGCAGCTCGGTCGTCGAAGTGGTCGGCGCCGCACCCGCCGAGATGATCGGCAGCACTGTCGAACTCGACGAGCGACCGGAAGGCAGCCCCGCGCTGCTCGAACCGTCGGCCTCCGCGAGTGTGCGCGAGCGGCTGCTGGACGGCGCGCCGGTGGCGCTCGCCGTGCCGCTGCGCGCCCGCGACGAATGCGCCGGGCTGGTGCTGCTCGGCGGCACCGGGCTCGACGACACCAGCCGCCAGGTCGCGGCCGCGCTGGCCACCCAGGGCATGACGGCGTACGAGAACGCGCGCCTGTTCAGCCGCGTCCGGGAACTCGCCACCACCGACGAACTGACCGGGCAGCACAACCGGCGGCACTTCTACGCGATCGCCGGGGCTCTGGTGCAGGCGGCGTCACGCAACGGGCGCCAGCTGGCCGCGGCGATGCTGGACATCGACAAATTCAAGGCCATCAACGACACGTACGGGCATGGCGTGGGGGACGAGGTCATCCGTACCGTCGCCGCCCGCATCCGCGCCCGCCTGCGCCACTCCGACGTCCTCGGCCGCTACGGCGGCGAGGAGTTCGCCGTCGTCCTGCCCGACCACGAGGGCCACGCCACCGAACTCGCCGAACGCATGCGCCTCGCCGTCTCCGCCGACCCCGTCGAAACCCAGGCCGGCCCGATCCCGGTGACCATCAGCGTCGGCCTGACCCGCCTGGAGCCGGGCGACGCCTCCCTCGACGAACTGCTGGCCCGGGCCGACCACGCCCTCTACCGAGCCAAGGAGGCCGGCCGCAACCGCGTAATCACCGCCTGA
- a CDS encoding M15 family metallopeptidase, which produces MWKRPPALLAALLLTIPAAAAPMAGAAQAVGGNQPGPDQVEAVVHVIQRGDTLSEIAAQHDVKLADLREWNGLSRDYVLRVDGMLRLTAPDRPLPGWRTRVETVTAAEANGDAAKKCPVPTADLRRIWVRYIDFRGIARDGHLIMHRTVVTQTKRAFQTLYAWRFPIMVMQPMSVNLPGLTDQSVLTSGYECRYAPGTTTWSQHSYGRAIDVNPRQNPTIRGTYPNHTYLDPPDSATWLAREKHWTGMLHAGGAVGAFTANGFAWGGRWTTLKDYMHFSTNDR; this is translated from the coding sequence ATGTGGAAACGTCCGCCGGCATTGCTGGCCGCCCTGCTGTTGACGATCCCGGCCGCAGCCGCGCCGATGGCGGGGGCGGCTCAGGCTGTCGGCGGCAACCAGCCGGGACCAGATCAGGTGGAGGCGGTCGTTCATGTGATCCAGCGCGGCGACACCCTGTCCGAGATCGCCGCACAGCACGACGTGAAGCTAGCTGACCTGCGCGAATGGAACGGCCTGAGCCGCGACTACGTGCTGCGGGTGGACGGGATGCTGCGACTGACCGCCCCGGACCGCCCGCTGCCCGGCTGGCGCACCCGGGTGGAGACCGTGACCGCGGCCGAGGCGAACGGCGACGCGGCGAAGAAATGCCCGGTTCCCACGGCCGACCTGCGCCGGATCTGGGTGCGCTACATCGACTTCCGGGGCATCGCCCGGGACGGCCACCTGATCATGCACCGCACCGTGGTGACGCAGACCAAGCGGGCGTTCCAGACCCTGTACGCCTGGCGGTTCCCGATCATGGTGATGCAGCCGATGTCGGTCAACCTGCCCGGCCTGACCGACCAGAGCGTCCTGACCAGCGGATACGAATGCCGCTATGCACCCGGCACGACGACGTGGTCACAGCACTCCTACGGCCGGGCGATCGACGTGAATCCCCGGCAGAACCCGACGATCCGCGGCACGTACCCGAACCACACCTACCTGGACCCGCCGGACAGCGCCACCTGGCTGGCCCGCGAGAAGCACTGGACCGGCATGCTCCACGCCGGCGGCGCGGTGGGCGCCTTCACCGCGAACGGCTTCGCCTGGGGCGGCCGCTGGACGACCTTGAAGGACTACATGCATTTCAGCACCAACGACCGTTAG
- a CDS encoding FAD-binding oxidoreductase: MNLDSVVRGQVWLPGTPGFDTARQPWNLAVQQPVAAVVEAADAGDVAALVRHARSAGLTITTQPNGHGATGRTEGTILLRTRRLDTLEIDPVARRARIGAGVSSGRLQAAAAAHGLTGLPGSSPVVSVTGVALGGGLSWFGRAHGWVSDAVTAFDVVDATGTPRHLTASSDPDLFWALRGGGGDFAVVTALELTLHPAPHLYGGRVLWSGEHTAEVAEAFRDIVATAPGELTTWLDLLHFPGADPMVAVDTTYLGAEPEARELLAALDRLPVPLADSRRVMPADELGAITAEPTDPAAGLSRCELLTDLDLGKLLAEPIAPLLSVQIRHLGGAFTQPSDSPHGPLTEPFALYMFGLPTSPSAAAAVTARQAALAASLPVSGRKPVTFLNPSESIADAFTPEVVTRLRAVKQQHDPAGVFRSNFPVS; this comes from the coding sequence ATGAACCTCGACTCCGTCGTCCGCGGCCAGGTCTGGCTTCCCGGCACGCCTGGCTTCGACACCGCCCGCCAGCCGTGGAACCTCGCCGTTCAGCAGCCGGTCGCCGCCGTCGTCGAAGCCGCCGACGCAGGCGACGTCGCCGCGCTGGTCAGACACGCCCGCAGTGCCGGGTTGACGATCACCACCCAGCCCAACGGGCACGGCGCGACCGGGCGTACCGAAGGCACGATCCTGCTGCGCACCCGCCGCCTCGACACCCTGGAGATCGACCCGGTCGCCCGGCGCGCCCGGATCGGCGCCGGCGTCTCCTCCGGCCGGTTGCAGGCCGCCGCCGCGGCACACGGCCTCACCGGCCTGCCCGGCAGCTCACCCGTGGTCAGCGTGACCGGAGTCGCGCTCGGCGGCGGGCTCAGCTGGTTCGGTCGCGCCCACGGCTGGGTCTCCGACGCGGTGACCGCCTTCGACGTCGTCGACGCCACCGGCACGCCGCGCCACCTCACCGCCTCCTCCGACCCCGACCTGTTCTGGGCCCTGCGCGGCGGTGGCGGCGACTTCGCTGTCGTCACCGCCCTGGAGTTGACGCTGCACCCGGCGCCACACCTCTACGGCGGCCGGGTCCTCTGGTCCGGCGAGCACACCGCCGAGGTCGCCGAAGCCTTCCGTGACATCGTCGCCACCGCGCCCGGCGAGCTCACCACCTGGCTCGACCTGCTGCACTTCCCCGGCGCCGACCCGATGGTCGCCGTCGACACCACCTACCTGGGCGCCGAACCGGAGGCCCGCGAACTGCTCGCCGCCCTCGACCGCCTTCCCGTCCCACTGGCCGACAGCCGCCGCGTCATGCCGGCCGACGAACTCGGCGCCATCACCGCCGAACCCACCGACCCCGCCGCCGGCCTGTCACGCTGCGAGCTCCTCACCGACCTGGACCTCGGCAAACTCCTGGCCGAGCCGATCGCCCCGCTGCTCAGCGTGCAGATCCGCCACCTCGGTGGCGCGTTCACCCAGCCGTCCGACAGCCCGCACGGGCCACTGACCGAACCGTTCGCCCTCTACATGTTCGGCCTGCCCACCTCCCCGTCCGCCGCCGCGGCCGTCACCGCGCGGCAGGCCGCGCTGGCCGCATCGCTGCCGGTCAGCGGCCGCAAGCCGGTCACCTTCCTCAACCCGTCGGAGAGCATCGCCGACGCCTTCACCCCGGAGGTGGTCACGCGGCTGCGCGCCGTCAAGCAGCAGCACGATCCGGCGGGTGTCTTCCGCAGCAACTTCCCGGTGTCCTAG
- a CDS encoding RrF2 family transcriptional regulator, protein MRMSEGVEWALHTCLNLTWLPDDRAVPAAKLAAFYELPAAYLNKQMQALARAGIVTSTPGPRGGFRLARAPEQITVLDIVVAIEGPEEAFRCEQLLKQGPGADPRVDYRQSCLISRAMRRADLAWRRELAAQTIADLKADVEQQFPATPGNTANRFSALRA, encoded by the coding sequence ATGCGGATGAGCGAAGGCGTCGAGTGGGCACTGCACACGTGCCTCAACCTGACCTGGCTGCCGGACGACCGGGCAGTCCCGGCGGCCAAGCTGGCCGCCTTCTACGAGCTGCCCGCGGCGTACCTGAACAAGCAGATGCAAGCGCTCGCCCGGGCCGGCATCGTCACCTCGACACCCGGCCCGCGCGGCGGCTTCCGGCTGGCCCGCGCTCCGGAGCAGATCACCGTGCTGGACATCGTGGTCGCGATCGAGGGGCCGGAGGAGGCGTTCCGCTGCGAGCAGCTGCTCAAGCAGGGGCCCGGCGCCGACCCGAGGGTCGATTACCGGCAGTCCTGCCTGATTTCCCGGGCCATGCGCCGGGCCGACCTGGCCTGGCGGCGTGAGCTGGCCGCGCAGACCATCGCCGACCTGAAGGCCGACGTCGAGCAGCAGTTCCCGGCGACGCCCGGCAACACCGCGAATCGATTTTCTGCGCTGCGCGCCTGA